Proteins from one Ipomoea triloba cultivar NCNSP0323 chromosome 1, ASM357664v1 genomic window:
- the LOC116030052 gene encoding leucine-rich repeat protein 1-like, producing MAAAKLIVAVAVVALAGVLCGVSANSEGDALYALRRGLSDPNNVLQSWDPNLVNPCTWFHVSCDKDNRVTRVDLGNSNLSGHLVPDIGKLERLQYLELYRNNIQGTIPVELGNLKSLISLDLYNNNISGTIPPSLGKLKTLVFLRLNDNKLTGPIPRELTSVSTLKVVDVSNNNLCGTIPTSGPFEHIPLNNFEHNPRLEGPELMGLASYDTNCS from the exons ATGGCGGCTGCAAAGCTGATAGTTGCAGTTGCAGTTGTAGCACTGGCCGGTGTTTTGTGCGGCGTGAGCGCAAATTCCGAAGGGGACGCGCTGTACGCGCTGCGCCGGGGCTTATCGGACCCCAATAACGTGCTTCAGAGCTGGGATCCCAATCTGGTGAACCCTTGCACTTGGTTTCACGTCTCTTGCGACAAAGACAACCGTGTCACTCGCGT GGACCTTGGCAACTCAAACTTATCTGGTCACCTGGTGCCTGATATTGGGAAGCTTGAACGTTTGCAGTACCT GGAGCTTTACAGAAATAACATCCAGGGCACAATTCCTGTTGAACTCGGTAACTTGAAGAGCCTTATAAGTTTGGATCTGTACAACAACAATATCTCTGGTACAATTCCTCCTTCATTGGGGAAATTGAAAACACTTGTGTTCCT GCGCCTTAATGATAATAAGTTAACTGGGCCAATCCCACGGGAACTTACTAGTGTTTCTACTCTTAAAGTTGT GGATGTATCAAATAACAATTTGTGTGGAACAATTCCGACTAGTGGTCCATTTGAGCATATTCCACTAAACAA CTTTGAGCATAATCCTAGACTGGAAGGTCCAGAGTTGATGGGACTTGCAAGTTATGATACAAACTGCTCTTAG